The Taeniopygia guttata chromosome 4A, bTaeGut7.mat, whole genome shotgun sequence genome has a segment encoding these proteins:
- the DRP2 gene encoding dystrophin-related protein 2 isoform X1 — MQPLVMQEWLHVLPPCPEWHTPEQAQPSSPACPLPQVEASQDGAGPSCVTPRAPSGAARPQAPLEMNLCWNEIKKKSHSLRARLEAFSDHSGKLQVPLQEIIDWLGQKDEELSAQLPLRGDVLLVQQEKETHAAFMEEVKSRGPYIYSVLESAQAFLSQHPFEELEEPTLESKDVSPRHRIQNISRFVWKQANVASELWEKLTARCVDQHRHIERTLEQLLEIKGAMEELSMTLDQAESVRETWEPIGDLFIDSLPEHIQSTKLFKEELSPVKDGVKVVNDLAHQLAISDVHLCMENSRTLEQINSRWKQLQASINERLKQLQDAHRDFGPGSQHFLSSSVQVPWERAISPNKVPYYINHQAQTTCWDHPKMTELYQTLADLNNIKFSAYRTAMKLRRVQKALRLDMVTLATALEIFNEHDLQPSDRAMDVVEVIHCLTALYERLEEERGILVNVPLCVDMSLNWLLNVFDSGRSGKMRALSFKTGIACLCGTEVKEKFQYLFSQVANAGGLCDQRHLGVLLHEAIQVPRQLGEVAAFGGSNVEPSIRSCFRFSNGKSAIEASQFLEWANLEPQSMVWLAVLHRVAMAEQVKHQTKCSVCRQCPIKGFRYRSLKQFNVDICQTCFLTGRASKGNKLHYPIMEYYTPTTSSENMRDFATTLKNKFRSKQYFSKHPQRGYLPVQSVLEADFSETPASSPMLPHADTHSRIEHFASRLAEMESQNCSFFSDSLSPDDSLDEDQYLLRHSSPITDREPGGSQQLPGGLNMDDKGELERVLAHLEDENRILQGELRRLKWQHDEAVESPSLATGSPESVQDPRNEELLAEARILRQHKSRLETRMQILEDHNKQLESQLHRLRELLLQPPAESEGNGSAASSLASSPHQSEGSQAKEKEHNTPDTETADEVEAKTQEVSMCLEDIMEKLRSAFPTSRGMTSLI; from the exons ATGCAGCCCCTGGTGATGCAGGAATGGCTCCATGTGCTCCCGCCGTGTCCTGAGTGGCACACCCCGGAGCAGGcgcagcccagcagccctgcctgcccgcTGCCTCAG GTTGAAGCCTCACAGGATGGTGCAGGACCTTCGTGTGTAACCCCCCGGGCTCCAAGCGGTGCTGCCAGGCCCCAGGCCCCTCTGGAGATGAATCTTTGCTGGAAcgagattaaaaaaaaatcccacagccTTCG GGCTCGGCTGGAGGCCTTCTCTGACCACAGTGGGAAGCTGCAGGTGCCTCTCCAGGAGATCATTGACTGGCTGGGGCAGAAGGATGAGGAGCTGTCGGCACAGCTGCCCCTGCGGGGCGATGTTCTCCTGgtgcagcaggagaaggagacACACGCG GCTTTCATGGAAGAAGTGAAGTCTCGGGGGCCATACATTTACTCTGTCCTGGAGTCAGcacaggcttttctttcccagcacCCATTTGAGGAATTAGAAGAACCAACTTTGGAAAGCAAAG ATGTGTCTCCGCGGCACCGGATCCAGAACATCAGCCGCTTTGTGTGGAAGCAGGCCAACGTGGCCAGCGAGCTGTGGGAGAAGCTCACGGCCCGCTGCGTGGACCAGCACCGCCACATTGAGCGgaccctggagcagctgctggagattAAAGGGGCTATGGAAGAGCTCAGCATGACCCTGGACCAGGCTGAAAGTGTGCGGGAGACCTGGGAACCCATCGGGGACCTCTTCATTGACTCCTTGCCAGAGCACATCCAGTCCACCAAG CTGTTCAAAGAGGAGCTCTCTCCCGTGAAGGATGGGGTGAAAGTGGTCAATGATCTTGCACACCAGCTTGCCATCTCAGATGTCCACCTGTGCATGGAGAATTCCCGTACCCTGGAGCAGATCAACAGCCgctggaaacagctgcag GCCTCCATAAACGAACGCCTGAAGCAGCTCCAAGATGCCCACAGGGACTTCGGACCAGGCTCCCAGCACTTCCTCTCCT cctcTGTCCAGGTCCCCTGGGAACGAGCCATTTCCCCCAACAAAGTGCCATACTACATCAA CCACCAGGCCCAGACGACGTGCTGGGACCACCCGAAGATGACAGAGTTGTACCAGACGCTGG CGGATTTGAACAACATCAAGTTCTCTGCGTATCGGACGGCCATGAAACTCCGGCGGGTGCAGAAAGCCCTTCGAT TGGACATGGTCACCCTGGCCACGGCTTTGGAAATCTTCAATGAGCACGACCTGCAGCCCAGCGACCGGGCGATGGACGTGGTGGAGGTGATCCACTGCCTGACCGCCCTCTACGAGCggctggaggaggagcgggGCATCCTGGTCAACGTGCCCCTCTGCGTGGACATGAGCCTCAACTGGCTGCTGAATGTCTTTGACAG CGGCCGCAGTGGGAAGATGAGGGCTCTCTCTTTCAAGACGGGCATCGCGTGTCTGTGCGGGACAGAGGTCAAGGAGAAGTTCCAGT ATCTCTTCAGCCAAGTGGCAAACGCCGGGGGCCTGTGTGACCAGCGGCACCTGGGCGTCCTGCTCCACGAGGCCATCCAGGTCCCGCGCCAGCTGGGCGAGGTGGCGGCGTTCGGGGGCAGCAACGTGGAGCCCAGCATCCGCAGCTGCTTCCGCTTT agTAATGGGAAGTCTGCCATTGAGGCATCCCAGTTCCTGGAGTGGGCCAACCTGGAGCCGCAGTCCATGGTGTGGCTGGCGGTGCTGCACCGGGTGGCCATGGCCGAGCAGGTGAAGCACCAGACCAAGTGCTCCGTCTGCCGGCAGTGCCCCATCAAGGGGTTCAG GTATCGGAGCCTGAAGCAGTTCAATGTGGATATCTGCCAGACCTGCTTCCTCACTGGGCGAGCCAGCAAGGGCAACAAGCTGCACTACCCCATCATGGAGTACTACACCCCG ACCACATCCAGTGAGAACATGAGAGACTTTGCCACGACACTGAAGAACAAGTTTCGGTCCAAGCAGTACTTCAGCAAGCACCCACAGAGAGGTTACCTGCCCGTCCAGTCTGTGCTCGAGGCTGACTTCTCTGAGAC CCCTGCCTCCTCCCCGATGTTGCCGCATGCCGACACACACTCCCGGATCGAGCACTTTGCCAGCAG GCTTGCAGAGATGGAAAGCCAGAACTGTTCCTTCTTCAGTGATAGCCTGTCCCCTGATGACAGCCT ggatgagGACCAGTACCTGCTGCGCCACTCCAGCCCCATCACGGACAGAGAGCCTGGGGGCAGccagcagcttccaggaggCCTCAACATGGATGACaagggagagctggagagagtCCTGGCCCACTTAGAGGATGAAAACAG GATCCTCCAGGGAGAGCTGAGACGTTTGAAATGGCAGCATGATGAGGCAGTGGAGTCCCCAAGCTTGGCCACAGGCTCACCTGAATCCGTGCAAGACCCACGTAACGAGGAGCTCCTGGCAGAAGCACGAATCCTGCGGCAGCACAAGAGCCGCCTGGAGACACGGATGCAGATCCTGGAGGACCACAACAAGCAGCTGGAGTCACAGCTgcacaggctgagggagctgctgctgcag CCTCCAGCAGAGTCAGAAGGCAATGGTTCAGCAGCCTCCTCCTTGGCTTCATCTCCACATCAGTCAGAAGGCAGCCAGGCAAAGGAGAAAGAGCACAACACCCCTGACACTGAAACTGCAG ATGAGGTGGAAgccaaaacccaggaagtcaGCATGTGCCTGGAAGACATAATGGAGAAGCTGCGGAGCGCCTTCCCCACCTCCCGAG GTATGACCTCCCTTATCTAA
- the DRP2 gene encoding dystrophin-related protein 2 isoform X2, which translates to MNLCWNEIKKKSHSLRARLEAFSDHSGKLQVPLQEIIDWLGQKDEELSAQLPLRGDVLLVQQEKETHAAFMEEVKSRGPYIYSVLESAQAFLSQHPFEELEEPTLESKDVSPRHRIQNISRFVWKQANVASELWEKLTARCVDQHRHIERTLEQLLEIKGAMEELSMTLDQAESVRETWEPIGDLFIDSLPEHIQSTKLFKEELSPVKDGVKVVNDLAHQLAISDVHLCMENSRTLEQINSRWKQLQASINERLKQLQDAHRDFGPGSQHFLSSSVQVPWERAISPNKVPYYINHQAQTTCWDHPKMTELYQTLADLNNIKFSAYRTAMKLRRVQKALRLDMVTLATALEIFNEHDLQPSDRAMDVVEVIHCLTALYERLEEERGILVNVPLCVDMSLNWLLNVFDSGRSGKMRALSFKTGIACLCGTEVKEKFQYLFSQVANAGGLCDQRHLGVLLHEAIQVPRQLGEVAAFGGSNVEPSIRSCFRFSNGKSAIEASQFLEWANLEPQSMVWLAVLHRVAMAEQVKHQTKCSVCRQCPIKGFRYRSLKQFNVDICQTCFLTGRASKGNKLHYPIMEYYTPTTSSENMRDFATTLKNKFRSKQYFSKHPQRGYLPVQSVLEADFSETPASSPMLPHADTHSRIEHFASRLAEMESQNCSFFSDSLSPDDSLDEDQYLLRHSSPITDREPGGSQQLPGGLNMDDKGELERVLAHLEDENRILQGELRRLKWQHDEAVESPSLATGSPESVQDPRNEELLAEARILRQHKSRLETRMQILEDHNKQLESQLHRLRELLLQPPAESEGNGSAASSLASSPHQSEGSQAKEKEHNTPDTETADEVEAKTQEVSMCLEDIMEKLRSAFPTSRGMTSLI; encoded by the exons ATGAATCTTTGCTGGAAcgagattaaaaaaaaatcccacagccTTCG GGCTCGGCTGGAGGCCTTCTCTGACCACAGTGGGAAGCTGCAGGTGCCTCTCCAGGAGATCATTGACTGGCTGGGGCAGAAGGATGAGGAGCTGTCGGCACAGCTGCCCCTGCGGGGCGATGTTCTCCTGgtgcagcaggagaaggagacACACGCG GCTTTCATGGAAGAAGTGAAGTCTCGGGGGCCATACATTTACTCTGTCCTGGAGTCAGcacaggcttttctttcccagcacCCATTTGAGGAATTAGAAGAACCAACTTTGGAAAGCAAAG ATGTGTCTCCGCGGCACCGGATCCAGAACATCAGCCGCTTTGTGTGGAAGCAGGCCAACGTGGCCAGCGAGCTGTGGGAGAAGCTCACGGCCCGCTGCGTGGACCAGCACCGCCACATTGAGCGgaccctggagcagctgctggagattAAAGGGGCTATGGAAGAGCTCAGCATGACCCTGGACCAGGCTGAAAGTGTGCGGGAGACCTGGGAACCCATCGGGGACCTCTTCATTGACTCCTTGCCAGAGCACATCCAGTCCACCAAG CTGTTCAAAGAGGAGCTCTCTCCCGTGAAGGATGGGGTGAAAGTGGTCAATGATCTTGCACACCAGCTTGCCATCTCAGATGTCCACCTGTGCATGGAGAATTCCCGTACCCTGGAGCAGATCAACAGCCgctggaaacagctgcag GCCTCCATAAACGAACGCCTGAAGCAGCTCCAAGATGCCCACAGGGACTTCGGACCAGGCTCCCAGCACTTCCTCTCCT cctcTGTCCAGGTCCCCTGGGAACGAGCCATTTCCCCCAACAAAGTGCCATACTACATCAA CCACCAGGCCCAGACGACGTGCTGGGACCACCCGAAGATGACAGAGTTGTACCAGACGCTGG CGGATTTGAACAACATCAAGTTCTCTGCGTATCGGACGGCCATGAAACTCCGGCGGGTGCAGAAAGCCCTTCGAT TGGACATGGTCACCCTGGCCACGGCTTTGGAAATCTTCAATGAGCACGACCTGCAGCCCAGCGACCGGGCGATGGACGTGGTGGAGGTGATCCACTGCCTGACCGCCCTCTACGAGCggctggaggaggagcgggGCATCCTGGTCAACGTGCCCCTCTGCGTGGACATGAGCCTCAACTGGCTGCTGAATGTCTTTGACAG CGGCCGCAGTGGGAAGATGAGGGCTCTCTCTTTCAAGACGGGCATCGCGTGTCTGTGCGGGACAGAGGTCAAGGAGAAGTTCCAGT ATCTCTTCAGCCAAGTGGCAAACGCCGGGGGCCTGTGTGACCAGCGGCACCTGGGCGTCCTGCTCCACGAGGCCATCCAGGTCCCGCGCCAGCTGGGCGAGGTGGCGGCGTTCGGGGGCAGCAACGTGGAGCCCAGCATCCGCAGCTGCTTCCGCTTT agTAATGGGAAGTCTGCCATTGAGGCATCCCAGTTCCTGGAGTGGGCCAACCTGGAGCCGCAGTCCATGGTGTGGCTGGCGGTGCTGCACCGGGTGGCCATGGCCGAGCAGGTGAAGCACCAGACCAAGTGCTCCGTCTGCCGGCAGTGCCCCATCAAGGGGTTCAG GTATCGGAGCCTGAAGCAGTTCAATGTGGATATCTGCCAGACCTGCTTCCTCACTGGGCGAGCCAGCAAGGGCAACAAGCTGCACTACCCCATCATGGAGTACTACACCCCG ACCACATCCAGTGAGAACATGAGAGACTTTGCCACGACACTGAAGAACAAGTTTCGGTCCAAGCAGTACTTCAGCAAGCACCCACAGAGAGGTTACCTGCCCGTCCAGTCTGTGCTCGAGGCTGACTTCTCTGAGAC CCCTGCCTCCTCCCCGATGTTGCCGCATGCCGACACACACTCCCGGATCGAGCACTTTGCCAGCAG GCTTGCAGAGATGGAAAGCCAGAACTGTTCCTTCTTCAGTGATAGCCTGTCCCCTGATGACAGCCT ggatgagGACCAGTACCTGCTGCGCCACTCCAGCCCCATCACGGACAGAGAGCCTGGGGGCAGccagcagcttccaggaggCCTCAACATGGATGACaagggagagctggagagagtCCTGGCCCACTTAGAGGATGAAAACAG GATCCTCCAGGGAGAGCTGAGACGTTTGAAATGGCAGCATGATGAGGCAGTGGAGTCCCCAAGCTTGGCCACAGGCTCACCTGAATCCGTGCAAGACCCACGTAACGAGGAGCTCCTGGCAGAAGCACGAATCCTGCGGCAGCACAAGAGCCGCCTGGAGACACGGATGCAGATCCTGGAGGACCACAACAAGCAGCTGGAGTCACAGCTgcacaggctgagggagctgctgctgcag CCTCCAGCAGAGTCAGAAGGCAATGGTTCAGCAGCCTCCTCCTTGGCTTCATCTCCACATCAGTCAGAAGGCAGCCAGGCAAAGGAGAAAGAGCACAACACCCCTGACACTGAAACTGCAG ATGAGGTGGAAgccaaaacccaggaagtcaGCATGTGCCTGGAAGACATAATGGAGAAGCTGCGGAGCGCCTTCCCCACCTCCCGAG GTATGACCTCCCTTATCTAA